One segment of Paramormyrops kingsleyae isolate MSU_618 chromosome 8, PKINGS_0.4, whole genome shotgun sequence DNA contains the following:
- the LOC111832898 gene encoding thiol S-methyltransferase TMT1A-like codes for MGILMNAFRLFFQMLSLPLQLLELVGIYGAYKRIFPFVVYKMSGSYNKKMHEQKKELFRDLAEFARDGRALRLLEIGCGSGSNFQYYPRGCTVVCTDPNPHFKKYLQKSVASSDHLKFEKFVVASGEDLGEVEDGSVDVAVCTLVLCTVKDTTRVLAEVHRVLRPGGALFFLEHVVSDPSTWTFFMQHVLQPLWYYFGDGCEATRATWKDLEASRFSELKLRHIQAPLFFIIKPHIVGYAVK; via the exons ATGGGCATTTTAATGAACGCGTTTCGGCTTTTTTTCCAAATGTTAAGCCTCCCATTGCAGTTACTGGAACTGGTAGGGATATACGGCGCATATAAGCGCATCTTCCCGTTCGTCGTATATAAAATGTCGGGTTCGTACAACAAGAAAATGCATGAGCAGAAAAAGGAACTGTTCCGAGACTTAGCGGAGTTCGCCAGGGATGGCAGGGCGCTGCGGCTGCTGGAGATCGGCTGTGGAAGTGGGAGCAACTTCCAGTACTACCCCCGCGGCTGCACGGTAGTGTGCACAGACCCGAACCCCCATTTCAAGAAGTATTTGCAGAAGAGTGTCGCCAGTAGCGATCACCTGAAGTTTGAGAAGTTCGTGGTGGCCTCGGGCGAGGATCTGGGGGAGGTGGAGGACGGCTCGGTGGACGTAGCGGTGTGCACACTGGTGCTGTGCACGGTCAAGGACACGACGCGAGTGCTGGCCGAAGTGCATCGCGTATTACGGCCT GGTGGTGCCCTGTTTTTCCTGGAGCACGTTGTGTCTGATCCATCCACCTGGACCTTCTTCATGCAGCATGTTCTCCAGCCTCTTTGGTATTACTTTGGAGATGGCTGTGAAGCTACAAGAGCCACGTGGAAGGACCTGGAAGCCTCCAGGTTCTCAGAGCTCAAATTAAGGCACATTCAAGCACCCCTTTTCTTCATCATAAAACCACACATTGTCGGTTATGCTGTCAAGTGA